In Flavobacterium lacustre, a genomic segment contains:
- a CDS encoding PadR family transcriptional regulator — protein MNIENTKAQMRKGVLEFCILSVLKQKDAYTSEILDTLKNAKLLVVEGTIYPLLTRLKNDGLLNYRWEESTSGPPRKYYGLTEIGQTFLNELNGTWTELSDAVNLITNQK, from the coding sequence ATGAACATTGAAAACACAAAAGCACAGATGCGTAAAGGTGTTCTCGAGTTTTGCATCTTATCCGTTCTAAAACAGAAAGATGCGTACACTTCAGAAATATTAGACACTTTGAAAAACGCAAAATTATTAGTCGTGGAAGGAACAATTTATCCGCTGCTTACCCGACTTAAAAATGACGGATTACTCAACTACCGTTGGGAAGAATCAACATCAGGACCACCACGAAAATATTACGGCCTGACCGAAATTGGACAAACTTTTTTAAATGAACTCAATGGCACTTGGACCGAATTATCTGATGCCGTAAACCTAATCACCAACCAAAAATAA
- a CDS encoding PspC domain-containing protein has translation MNKTVNINLGGMFFHIDEDAYQKLTRYFDAIKRSLSNSSGHDEIIKDIEMRVSELLTDKQKSDKHVIGLKDVDEVIAVMGQPEDYIIEDELKEAQTNNNSSNRKSKKLYRDKEKGMIGGVASGLGHYFGIDAVWIRIVLILLVFAGFGTGILAYIILWVVTPEAITTSEKLEMTGEPVNISNIEKKVREEFENVSGKLKNVDYDKYGNQIKTGASKLGNSFGDFIMSVFKVFAKFLGIILIISGFAVLISLFIAVFTLGSSSFIDVPWQGFIEAGNFTDYPIWSFGLLMFFAVGIPFFFLILLGFKLLTPNLKSIGNIAKYTLLAIWLIAIAILISIGVKQASEIAYDGKTVQKQTINLIPNDTLYVKFKYNEYYTDDINDRDEFKFVQDSANHELIYSNNVSLRILHTDEKLPYIQIEKTAKGKSFQDAKQRAEKINYGVKIEGNHLILDNYILTEVSNKFRGQEIELSLYLPEGTLLKPDASVENYDRSDDEFFNMHYSSDNYVYKVESSQIKCLNCPADENEYNDVEINETDNDSIQTSVTINKEGVSVKNDTIINSKNNIKELKINKDGIIIKTN, from the coding sequence ATGAACAAAACTGTAAATATAAACCTAGGCGGAATGTTCTTTCATATCGATGAAGATGCATACCAAAAATTAACACGATATTTTGATGCCATAAAACGTTCTTTATCGAATTCATCCGGACATGATGAAATCATAAAAGATATCGAAATGCGTGTTTCGGAATTATTGACCGACAAACAAAAAAGCGACAAACATGTCATCGGTTTAAAAGATGTGGATGAAGTGATTGCGGTAATGGGACAACCGGAAGATTACATTATTGAAGATGAATTGAAAGAAGCTCAAACCAATAACAACTCTTCAAACAGAAAGTCAAAAAAACTGTATCGCGATAAAGAAAAAGGAATGATTGGCGGAGTTGCATCAGGATTGGGTCACTACTTTGGAATTGATGCCGTTTGGATTCGAATTGTATTGATACTATTAGTTTTCGCTGGATTTGGAACTGGTATCCTGGCCTATATCATCCTTTGGGTGGTCACTCCGGAAGCGATTACCACATCCGAAAAACTGGAAATGACTGGTGAACCGGTTAATATTTCGAATATCGAAAAAAAAGTAAGAGAAGAATTTGAAAATGTCTCCGGAAAACTAAAAAATGTAGATTATGATAAATATGGCAACCAAATAAAAACGGGCGCCAGCAAATTAGGAAACTCATTTGGTGATTTTATCATGAGTGTTTTTAAGGTTTTTGCAAAATTTTTAGGAATCATTTTAATCATAAGTGGTTTTGCAGTTCTAATTTCTTTATTCATTGCCGTATTCACTTTAGGCTCTTCTTCTTTTATTGATGTGCCATGGCAAGGTTTCATTGAAGCCGGAAATTTCACCGATTACCCAATTTGGTCGTTTGGTTTACTGATGTTTTTTGCAGTAGGAATCCCGTTCTTTTTCTTAATACTGTTAGGTTTTAAATTATTGACACCCAACTTAAAATCAATAGGAAACATTGCAAAATATACGTTGTTAGCCATTTGGTTAATCGCAATTGCTATACTAATTTCTATTGGCGTAAAGCAAGCATCAGAAATAGCATATGATGGAAAAACAGTTCAAAAACAAACCATTAATTTAATACCAAATGATACTTTGTATGTAAAATTCAAATACAATGAATACTATACAGATGATATCAATGACAGAGATGAATTCAAATTTGTACAAGACTCTGCTAACCATGAGTTGATTTATTCTAACAATGTAAGTTTAAGAATTCTTCATACAGATGAAAAGCTGCCGTACATTCAAATCGAAAAAACAGCAAAAGGAAAATCATTTCAAGATGCCAAACAAAGAGCTGAAAAAATAAATTACGGAGTTAAAATTGAAGGAAATCATTTAATTTTAGACAATTATATCCTGACAGAAGTTAGCAATAAATTTCGCGGTCAGGAGATAGAACTCTCTTTATATTTACCGGAAGGAACTTTGCTGAAACCAGATGCTTCTGTTGAAAATTACGACCGTTCTGATGATGAATTTTTCAATATGCATTACAGCTCAGACAACTATGTTTATAAAGTGGAAAGCTCTCAAATTAAATGTTTGAATTGCCCGGCCGATGAAAATGAATATAATGATGTTGAAATAAATGAGACAGACAATGATAGTATTCAAACCTCTGTTACTATCAACAAAGAAGGCGTTTCTGTAAAAAATGACACCATCATTAACTCAAAAAATAATATTAAAGAATTAAAGATTAATAAAGACGGTATTATTATTAAAACCAACTAG
- a CDS encoding DUF4870 domain-containing protein, whose protein sequence is METTTERNTATFTHLSALSQYIIPFGNYIFPILIWTSGKDKSEFVNHHGKETLNFQLSLLLYSLVLAIIAIPILVFTIFKNIPFQKLIHHHDFVFNDFTFGDNIGIITIGLVCVFIFFGLKIAEFFLIINASIKASNGEKYKYPLTIPFIK, encoded by the coding sequence ATGGAAACAACTACCGAAAGAAACACTGCCACATTTACTCATTTGAGTGCCTTAAGCCAATATATAATTCCGTTTGGAAATTACATATTCCCAATACTTATCTGGACTTCCGGTAAGGACAAATCAGAATTTGTAAATCACCACGGAAAAGAAACGCTAAATTTCCAATTGAGTCTGTTGCTGTATTCTTTGGTATTGGCGATAATCGCAATTCCAATTTTAGTATTCACCATATTCAAAAATATTCCATTCCAAAAGTTGATACATCACCATGATTTTGTTTTTAATGATTTCACTTTTGGAGACAATATCGGAATCATTACAATAGGACTGGTTTGCGTTTTTATCTTCTTCGGATTGAAAATAGCAGAATTTTTTCTCATCATAAATGCTTCCATAAAAGCCTCAAACGGAGAAAAATACAAATACCCGCTGACCATACCTTTTATCAAATAA
- a CDS encoding head GIN domain-containing protein has translation MIKLITLLTKLIIVALTALFFASCNNIIGHKSIEGSGNVTTEKRIVQGDFKSVEVSNAIDVVIEQSDKTEIIVEADDNLQKGITTKVENGKLIIACDYNSFTDVSSKKVTVKMPIIEDLETSSAASITSIGTIKGENIRLHSSSASNINATVKADTINCDSSSGSSININGLTLQLKISASSGSTIEANDLLANEITADASSGGTIKVHPIVSLNAEASSGGTVNYNSVPKSIQKNTNSGGSINQQ, from the coding sequence ATGATCAAGCTAATCACATTACTCACAAAATTGATTATTGTTGCCTTAACAGCATTATTTTTTGCCTCTTGCAACAACATTATCGGTCATAAATCAATTGAAGGAAGCGGAAATGTAACTACCGAAAAAAGAATTGTTCAAGGCGATTTTAAAAGTGTAGAAGTCAGCAACGCTATAGATGTCGTGATAGAACAATCGGATAAAACCGAAATTATAGTCGAAGCCGATGATAATTTACAAAAAGGAATCACAACAAAGGTAGAAAACGGAAAACTGATTATTGCCTGCGATTACAATTCTTTCACAGATGTTTCCTCGAAAAAAGTAACGGTAAAAATGCCAATTATAGAGGATTTAGAAACTTCGAGTGCAGCATCAATTACAAGTATAGGAACTATAAAAGGAGAAAATATTCGTTTACATTCCTCTAGTGCCTCAAATATAAATGCTACCGTCAAAGCGGATACCATAAATTGCGATTCCAGCAGCGGAAGCAGTATCAACATCAACGGTCTGACTTTGCAACTAAAAATAAGTGCTTCCAGCGGCAGTACTATTGAAGCGAATGATTTATTAGCGAACGAAATAACTGCAGACGCATCGAGCGGAGGAACAATAAAAGTGCATCCTATTGTAAGTCTGAATGCGGAGGCCTCAAGCGGAGGTACTGTTAACTATAATTCAGTTCCAAAATCAATTCAAAAGAATACAAATTCAGGCGGAAGCATCAATCAGCAATAA
- a CDS encoding DUF4442 domain-containing protein, producing MKITASKLNQFLLFKLPSAFICGVRVKAINETECVVSVKHRWINQNPFNSMYFAVQAMAAELSTGALVMYQIQKSDRKISMLVANNKGNFTKKATGRITFVCKDGHLIAEAIQKTIANGEGQTFWMKSIGTDEKGIQVSEMDFEWSVRVK from the coding sequence ATGAAAATTACAGCCTCTAAACTCAATCAATTTTTATTGTTCAAATTGCCTTCGGCTTTTATTTGTGGTGTTCGTGTTAAAGCAATTAATGAAACGGAATGTGTAGTATCCGTGAAGCACCGTTGGATTAATCAAAATCCATTTAACTCCATGTATTTTGCGGTGCAAGCAATGGCTGCAGAACTCTCCACCGGAGCTTTGGTGATGTATCAAATTCAAAAAAGCGATAGAAAAATTTCGATGTTGGTCGCTAATAATAAAGGAAATTTCACCAAAAAAGCTACTGGACGCATCACATTTGTTTGTAAAGATGGGCATTTAATAGCGGAAGCCATTCAGAAAACTATTGCGAATGGGGAAGGGCAGACCTTCTGGATGAAATCTATTGGAACCGATGAAAAAGGCATACAAGTATCCGAAATGGATTTTGAATGGAGCGTCAGAGTAAAATAA